TTCAATGTAAAAAACGTAAAAGCCATCAGCAGCATAGTaatttcttgtttgttgttgcagtttCAGAGCATTTCAAGGCTGGCAGTGAAGCACTCCcattttaatatacatttataaaatgtacCACTTTGAAAATCCTGGCACAATAGCTGAAGGCATAGAGAAGGAACAATGAGATTTGATATGTGACATTATTTTGTGTACTCCAGAAATGGAAATTGCACACATCCCTCTGTACCGTCACTGTcaagaaaatgtcttttctttaacataaaaactgaaatatacaTGACAAGCATGACacaacacaaatgcacaaaaaagcACATTGCTTTCCCTTTCTGACCAGTGTTCCTGGTTGCTCACTGAATGACATCACGTTAAGGCGAGCAGCTGGTCTGAGAGGTTATTTCCATCGTTTCCACTGTGGCTGTTATTAAAGTTGTCTGCCAGTCTTCGGGGGTGAACGACTGTGGTTCTTTAAAAGGTTGCatggtggaggtgggggagaGGGCGGTAACTTTAGTTTAACTGCTAGACAGTCGATGGTAAAAGTAGATGTAGCCCAAGTCTTTTGGAGGCCTttctgacaaacacactttgtgGTCGTTGTAGATCACCCACCTGCAGGAAAATACAAATTTTTATTGCAGCGTGAAATTCTTTCAGAGTGTCACTTCTTTCAAAATGGACTGCTTTGAGGACAGATGAAATGGGTCAATTTATTTTTTCCGTTATGTCCctgccattttatttttttttactggttgCAAAAGCTTAATAACAAAAGCAATAATATTAATTGAATTTCTCCATAAATGAAACTCAAATATATATGaaagtaaaacacattaaacaacGGAAAATTTTGTGACTAACAGGAAGTTAATGTGATAAAAGTATGATAAACAATATGCTGTCAGTTTTGTACCATTAAGAACTGAATGAATATAAGCAGCGAAACCGTGTGCAACTCACCTTCCCTCCTTTTTGATGTGACAGACATAATGTCCAGACATTGTGGATGCTCCCATGTGACTGATGAAAGCAAAGAGCTCATAACCTGAAAAAGGAAACTTCAAGTCAGATATGGACTGTGTGATAAGATAACAAAGCAGTTTCATAACTAGTAAATGTcagacatatacagtacatctgtcAATATGTTTAAATTAACATCTTCACTAGCAGCACATGTAAATACCAAGCGTTCGTGAGCATATATTCGAGCCTTTGACTATAAAGACTCTTTCAAAGCTTCACAAAGCTTCAGATAAAAAGGCAGCTGCTGATAGCAATGCTTTCATGTTACAGATCAAGCACAACATATAAAACGAatcaaaaagataaaacatgctaatgcttatgggtattttatatgtttgtttttttctgctgaaatAGCACACTGTTTAATCACCGGTAAACAGGGTTCTCTTGTGGCAAGGACAAATCAGAATATGCATCGTGAATAATGaagaaaactaattaaaaatcatgaaaaaccTGAATGTCTGCAAAggtaaaatgatttaatgattttcaCCTACAATGTTGCATGGTTGTGCAAGTATGTAAGTATGTCGACGTATTATTACACTGCATATATAATTTGCAAGGAGTGTTAAGGGTTAAAACGCTCCtgaatcatgtttttgatgCCACTGTGCCTAAAGTTGGTCTAGCACAGCAGGTCAGTGCCCAGCAGCACCAGAGTACTCTGTGTATCAGCATCAGACATTAATAGGAGCTGAAGGTAAACTGGCCAGTGAGAGTTCAAAGCAACAAGGTGAAATTAAAAATCAGGATGCAGAATACTACTCTGACCCCAGGTTAATTTCTTGGTTATCTGGGAAAATAATATACCCGTTACCAATCTCACTCTAAATTGTGAAAATGTGACTTCTAATTCTAAAGATTATCAAGTCACCCTGATTACTTAAAGTACCTCCAGATAGGGATCAATAATAAAGTCAGGAGCTTCAATCAAGCGAATCAGAGTCACTCACGTCCTGGTCCGTCTTTGATCCGTGGGCCCGACGTGTCTCTGTCTGGGGACAGCGTGGAGTCGCTGTGTGAGTTGGCGTTGGAGAAAGCGTTGTCGTTGGGCTCCGTGTCCGCCATGTCTGAAAGGGcgtcactctcctcctcctcagggtGGGTGAAGATCCAGTCGAGTGCTCGCTCGAGGTTGTTGTTCTGAAAGAATGTTTGTACTTAAGTTCACTGGAATTCATGTATCTAGATATGTAAGTGGCGCTAATGTAAATGCATGATAGTGTTGGAATCATAAATCAGGTTTTAGGCAgtacagtaaaatgttttgaacATGTACTGTGGGAAGAACTTGTCTTTTCCTGAGAAAATCCTCTGCTGCACAGAAGTTGATGCATGTATAATGACTGAAGCAGCACTTTCTTTACAGGAGTAACAAATGTTAGCACAGAGAAGACGTATGGCAGACAGAAAAATGCATAGGAGGACGAAAACAGGGCTGAGGACATGAGAcatcttgttttctctcccctGTTGTATCTTTAAGTAGAACCTCGGAAAAACAGGCGATGCTGGAAGTGTTCAAAATGAGCAATCATTTATCAGGGAGGTGGCAGGCATCCATCTGTGCTAAATTCCCCCTGAGGATGTTTGCTTTTAATCCAAAATAGAGGTGTGATTACTGGAGAATGTGTCTTGGTTGGCAAGTGAAGCTACctgcttctttctgtctctcccagtCAGGTCACTGagattggaaaaaaaagaaaaaaagttcctCCTGCTAATTTTAGGCTAATAATAAACCAGTCGTGAGACCCCACTCTGCTTCAcacctccatctccctcctgaGGAATATGtgttcatttcttcttcttttttttttttgcactttagTTCAGTGGCATTGGGGATGATAAACAAGGAAGCCTGGTGTCTATTTCTGTGTCTTAATAACAGTCTGCCGGGCTATTTTTGCTGAGGGGGGCAGTTTGAAATACGAAACATGAAACCTGAGAATCAGGGGCCATTTCAAAACAGGGGAGCGAATATATTTGCTGCAGCTGTAATCAGTCCGTATAACATTAcaaaattcattattttgtgcTGTGAATTTCAAAATTATTTGCGATATGTGATGATAAGATGAGTTGAAATATCACTGAGGCGGATCCTGTTCCTAAACCTCCAGAGCTGCTTTAGCGGCGGCATCCATATGCTGCTGGGACTACTTGTAAACACCATGTAGAGCAGACATCTTTAATCACCCTGACATGTAGGACCTATTAAATTTTGCAGTTTGGAAAGTAAACAAGTAGGCCGGCCAAAGCCCATTTATGACTGACTGACGGAGCTTAGTTTTCATCATCTCAccctttctttcccctcttttcAGACACCACCTCCCTTCATGCCAACCTCGCGGTGATGCTTTTGTTTATATTGACCAGGACAGTCTTTCCTCTTCTGTGGTGTCAGGCGGTCTTTGCTTCCCAGAGACACTTTTAAAACCGTGTGGGTGGTTCTTTGTCTGCACATTTTCTCTTGACTGTCTTTTTCTTCTACATATAACTCTTTATTGTCTCTGTGAGTCACAGAATAACAAATATACCTACAGAAGTCTGACTCTTCCCTTTGTCGCATCATTCATGGTGACCGTCGCCGAACACATTAGCTACCCTGTCTTTTCTGATCATTCAAAACAAATCACTTTGTGCGCAGCAGTGGATTTTAGTCTCACGGCCAGGAGAAGACACATTAGACTCAAGGTGTTTGTAGATGCAAATGTAGAAACTTATTACTTACTAACTTAAGTGAAGTTGATAAAGAATAGACAGACGACtctttaaacaaaatgtctgtctgcattATAAGCTGGCAGAGATACACTggtagaagaaaacaaaaagttatttattagtACACATGGTGGGCAGAAGACTGACCGTGGCTTTGAGTGCCTGGATGCTGTGAGCGCGGGGGAAGCCCATTGAAGTGAGGATGGAGATGCTCTCCTCAGGGGGCGAGTTGCCTAGCGGCGTGGCACCCATGGGGCTGTCACTGGTGGAGGGACCAGGATCTATCATGGAGGGCAGAGTGAGAGGTTCTGCAAAGTctaagaggaagagagagagagagagagggagaatatCTGAGTATCTGATGCAAATGCACCCTTGAAGTCAGAGTAAGTATATGGGTCCACGCATCTCTAAAGAGATAACTCTCCTTaagtaagaaaaacatattttccctGATATGACTGCTGTTCAAAGGACAAACTTTCCATTATTTTAAACTAACCTAACCTAAGAAGCATCCTCAACTAAAAATAAAGTCTTTCTAATTTCCAATTCAACTGCAATGCTTTGTGTACTTTCATCAGATTCACATGAAAGTGAAGTGACCCTCAGCCCTCCAACAAGGACACCCCGACTGTAATTACTCTACCGTTGGCCATAAACAGAGCCTTCATTACTGTCCTTGCCATAAATGAAAATGCGTACCACTTATCTCCCACTACTGTCTCCATCTCAGCCTCCTTGCTTCGTGCCCTTTAGATTGCCCATAGCACAGTTGTTCTTACGCAACAGGAAGGAGGCTGTCTTGCAGGCAGAGAAATACAACACCTGAACAGCGTATGTTTGCAcaagttaaattattattactttaactttaacgACATTTATGCATTTGATGACCTCTGGCCCTGTTCAATAATGCTCATTTTCAACTTTTACCAAATTCACGGAAAGATAAttagaattttaaaaagtcGAATAATTGAGTCTCCTTGTCTGCACAGTGCTTTGGAAATCCATTAGTTTACCTTTTTAAATGCAGCAGGCTAAGGTTCACCTCAAATAAATGTTGTGTGGCACTGCGTCTaacaaagattttaaaagaaagttgagttgaaaaaaataaataagggaTGCTAATGGAAAAATAATGAAACCAAATAAATGTGGGGGAGGCAGAACAAGAAGTAACCTTTGTGCCGCAGGCAGGGATGGACCGTTTTACTGATGTTATTGAGCCTGAATGCTTCCCATTTTGCAAATACATTAGGCCCATTTAAAAACTAACAGACAAGGGGCTGCTCTAATTTCCCTCCAGTGTCGAGGTCATTTACAGCCAACCAGGGAAATAAAAGTAACAGTGTCAGCGCCTCAGGGGGATGTCTCTACTGCTCAGAGGATCTATATGACACAAAGTCAGCATGGGATGCAAAGTCTGACCTTATAACAACTGGAGATGTGATGTGTCTCTCACTTTGAATTAGCTTTGCGTTTAAAAGGTCCTGTACAAATTCATTTACCTTGACTTTGTATACTTGCATAGGGATAGTCTCAGATAGTCTTTCCAGGAATAGAAAAAAATCACACGCTTTTCATGTGGACTAACTGACTTGTGAAGCAGCATTTCTGTTTATCTACCTTGTCCTTGAACTCAATGCCCACTTCTCTCCCTTCGTCTATTTCACTTCTTGAAGTCTGTAGACTCAACTTATTAAAACTGTTGGTGAACTGGGGCTCTTTCACTGCACCTGCTGTTCTGGTTATTTGTCACCAGTATTTTTGGTTTCTCTGGGTTACAGTTACCACTTTAACCCTCAGCACTCATTCAACACCCAACTTCACGCCCTATTTCTTCTCATGACTATTTTTGACCCTTAACACGAATTTGGACGTAGGCACCATGTTTTTAAGGTTTCAGTAGAATACGTCGactacaatattttttttttaccttgggTAAGAATAGCTACGTAACTGGAGCCAGATATACAGTCATAACCCTTTTAACACTACTAATATGTAGGTTCATCAGTCCCATAGTCACACAGTGGTTGGGGGAAGTGATGCAGCACTTTGAATGAGAGAAGCTCAGACGCTGCAGTAATCTTTATCATTATCACATTATGCACACTTGCTTCCTGTTGACTGTcatctataaaataaatagagtTAAAGTTTCATTGATGCACACTGATGCATAAGATATGTTCATATACGTGTTTACTATATAAGCCATCTATGAAAGTCGTACAAAGTCTTAGCATCCTGCAGGTTGAAGAGTGGGTGCTACAAGTTAACCTTAATCCCCTTCTTGGATTGTGAAAACACTCAGTATCAACAAATTTGGATGCAGTGACTTGTTAGTCTGTCTGCTTCCAATAAAATTATGCAAATGCACAGGGTTAGGTGCTGCACTCCAATTTCTTCATACTGCTGCCTTACCAGGCTCCTCCATGTGGGCTATAATCCAGTTGAAGGCCATCTCTGGGCCCATGTTTCCTGTGTAGTAGACCGCCTTCCTACAGGCCTCCAGTGGAAAGCCCATTTCTGCCAGTTGCATTACTGCCGTCTCGTCTATTTCTGGAGCTGGGGACCGGACAAACCAACATCAATAACTATAACGCAGTTGCTGATTCAACATTAGTGGTAACCTCCCATTTTACAACAACCAAACAGGATTTCACAGAGACTTTCTCAATTAATCATTAAACAATGAGACCACAAGAGAATCGGCTCTGGGGAGGTTTGTTTATTGAAGGATGATTTATCAAAGAGAGAAATGAGTCGGGCTAAAAACGAGTAGAGCTGCATGCAGAAGTAAAGTTTGTTTAGAGGTagagagcagctgcagcagctgctcaaGTGTACATGGTCAGAGACTTAGCTCCGTAGCATTCATCACTATTGTTTGTTGCCCAATATACATGGCTATAATTTCCATAAATGTTACAGAGAAGTGATTCACTGAGAAGGGAAATGAAATACTCACAGTCTATGGAGCTCATGGAGTTATctgaaagaggagaagacacTTATTTCAGAAGAGATCACAGAcaattgatgtttttctgtacTGATAATAATGTTCATTACATTTACAGAATACATGAACCATCACTAGATTATCCTTCCTAGGGGCCTtaaggcaaaataaaataaaataaataaatagcagcTGGGACCCAAATTAACTCCCaattctctcttctctctgtgcatTTTGTTCATCGTGCCTATGTTGGAGTACATTTGCCCGCTGTGTGATAATTTGATTAGTCACAAATTACTTCAAGAATATACTCCATGTAAGAATAAGATTAGCTGAAATAATGAAGGTCTTAAAACTAGATTTTGGCCAACCTTAAAGTGAGACTGTGGAACTTTtggaagaagaaacaaactgttcttacaaatgaaaagttgaattcataAGCAATAAAACTAACCTCCCCCTTACTTATTTCAGTACACTGAATCAGGGGTTTTGTTGGCACAGTCTGATTTGGTAAGGTACCACTAGCTTATGTTGTCTAATGTTATCAAACTCTGGATAGATGCATCCTACTGAATCAGTTTGCTGACTTCATGACTCTTTTCTATTTCTGCTGTCGTTGCACTATGTTTGAACATTTACCATTGTCCCATAATTGCCACTTCTGGGCACAGGAGCTGCTGTTCATCAAAAATTATATAGGCTCACTTTATTGTGTCGTATCAATCATAATGTCCCTTCACAGACAGGGAGTCAAGAAGTCaagttgtcagaaaacacttATGTTGTAACCACATGCGGTGAGGAGATTGATCGCCCCCCACTGTTCCCAAAGTGCGGCAATCACAACTTGAGTGAGGCCTGCTCCTATCAAACATGCCTGATTTTTGTGATGCCTTTCCGGTTAAGTTAGTCTGGTCTTAGCAGTGTCTTTCAACAACACTCTTTAGGAGGCACATCATTAAATTATCTGAAGGAATTATCTACACAAAAAGATACAGTGCTTTCTTGTTCCCTATTCTTCTTTTACTCTGCGTGGACATTTTTGATTTTAGTCTTTTTGTCACCAATACTTAATTTATAGTTAATTTTAAGTATTTGCGATAAAATAATGACTCAATAAAGTTTCACTGTCTTGCTCACCCAGTCTTTCGTGtgattcctcctcctcttagATAAAACAGATCATGgttcattttaaatatcaagtgtgtatttaaaattgaaaaaatgtcTTGAAGAAATTAAAATCAATATCGATATATGCTTTGAGGAGTTtttaattgcttgttttgtgctTCAGTGTATCTGAAAAATGcagtgactaaaaaaaaaaaagaaatcatgctttttctattttcttaaTGGCCTGAAATCACTGAGTGAATGGATGATACACAGGCCAATGAGAAATAATGTGATTCAAGTGGCGTACAGGGTAACACATTTGTGCGGTGCTGTGTAATCAATGAGAAGCACTGAAGCCTTTTGGAGACAGAAGGGTGACCAATGATTAATCACTGCTGATGCCAGCCGGGGGATAATGGGCTAGTGGTTCATTTGGGACCGACAAAGCTCATCACATGAAtgtaagataaataaataaatcataaaatgtacTGAAAATGGCATATAATTTCCTCTGacctcttttcatttcacagtttaaacTGTATGATTTACACCCTGGTACTTGTTTTAACCTCTATCTGTACAAAGAGGAGCTCTGATGGAAGTCAACAGGGGACAAGTGCAAAACAACTCTACCACCTCAACCTGACTacatccacaaaaaaacatttacacatattgtatatattatacatgCAGCGAATTCTCTGTGGCCCTCTACAATAGCTGCATTGCTCGCTGCTGTCAGACGTAGATATGCAATGCTAAGCAAGGTAGTGCCAGCACAAAGGAGGGATGCTTTAATGTGCAAGACTTTTAAGTAGATTCTGCACTCTTCCAGGAAGCCAGTTTCATATGTTTGGAGGTCTGAGATAGCAGGTACAGCACATAACGTTCAGCCCTGAAATATTAAGGCATATTCAGACAAACATGTTCAGACTTTTGAGTTTCCTGTCCTAAGAAGCAGCAGGCTAAACGATTCTGTAAAGCTCTGAGAAAAAGAACCCTCCTGGGTCTGTCGATGTGTGCGGCAGCAGAGGCTGCTCACAGACGTTACTGTGTCTTTGCTCcatggactgtttttttttggtgtttggaGCTTGAGACCGTACAGAACACTCTGTGCTTCACGCCTGCTAAAATATTAAGGAGGACACTGTTAACTTGATGTAGCTGAACTTTGCAAACAACGCAAGGAGGAACAAAGGAATAAGACTTTAAAtcacagaggagacacagaaagacagccAAAGGAGACGCCAACAAAAAAGGCTCAAGGACACTTGAAATATCACTAAGCAAACAGTATGTGTAGTAATTTTCAAGAAAAGTAACAATACTGTCGTTGCTCTAAAACGCACCTACTAGCTCCTCATAGTTTATTCCCATACCAAGGGAAGTGCATTATAAGGGGATCTCATAAAATCATTATAACTTATTAGGCTTACCCACGCTGTGAACACAACAACTTTTCATTAATTGATTAAGCATGCCTTTCCCGCGGGATTCCATTCAATATGCCCTTAAGAGAAAACCTGGGTGGCTTTGAGCAGAACATCATATTAGAGACAATTTCACGGATCATTTGTCTCTGTCACAAAAATACCCCGCACACCTCCTGAAAAGGATGTTAGGTAGGCAGCTTTGGAACAACAAACATCTGAGTTAGGTCTCAAAGCAACACAGAATTACCAGTTTATTGGGTACAATCTGATATATACTGCCTCATATGTTTAGGGGTGTTTCTAATATCCTGCACACTTCATTGGTATAATTAGAGTGGATAAAGCTAGgtaaaactaaaaagaaaaatagcagGTGCTCGGGGAAAAATATGACCTTTAAAATTAATAAGGGGACTGCAAAATTGAACACTAAGAGCCAAAAATACCCCCAGTAGTTAAGAGTGCCGTGAATGCAAATCCCCCTGTAGGCCACTGTAGGTGAGTCATGAGCACATTTGATGAGGGGATCGTTTTCAGTGAATTCTGAGTGAGAAAATGGAGCACTGTCTGATCTGAGAACGTTCACATTTCCAACTTAAAACGACAAAAATGCAATTCAATGCAGTTCAATGTTCTGCACCTCTGGTGTCTTCAGGTAGAACGATGGGTGGCATGAGGTCGGGCAGCTCCTCTTCACCTGCCTGCAGCCCTGTGGCCCGCATCCTGCTCAGATCCAGAAAGTCTGGAACATCTATGGCCAAGTCTGTACACGAGAAGACAATTATGAATCTAACTGAGGAATGCAGATGATGCCATGCACTTATTTTCACACTATTTAACACTTTCACAGTTCTTGCTGAGGATTGAAAAGATATGTAGAAAGAAACTTGATCACATGATGAGTGAGGATTCAGGCCTATGGCGCTGCTAGATTTCAGTATCAAGTTAACTTTAAAACTCCAGCAGCCTCTCATAGATATGGACAGGATGGAAGATTGGATAGTTTATGTTTATCTGGCCAAAACTGCAGGTGAAGCTGTTCATGACTTGCACAAAATGACTTAGGCAGCATTTACACTTACTGCTGTACTGCGTGTGCCTTTTGCTGTTTAATGATGCCCTCTGCTGGGCATTTACAGCACTAcaaatatttatgaaaacagAGTTACAACATTACTGGAGGCCAagatttaaaagacattttaaatccTATTAATCATCCGATGGGTGACAGAAAGTTACCTAGTTTCTTCGGCACCCAGTCGACCCCGAATGTGAATTTCTTGATCTGCAAAATCAGATACTCTGGGAAGGAGGCGAAACGGGAAgttctgcaaagaaaaagacGTTTATAAATACAACTGCTTTTAACTTAAAGGTGTGAGGTGATGACAAAACATTGAGGTGTTGTTTCTGGTCCTTTGCTTACTTGACACCGGCTGATTTGGCCTGCAGCGCTGAGCTCCAGAAGTCAGGGACGTTTTCAGGCTCCGTGAAGGCCTGCAGGCATGCGGTGAAGGGGATCCGCGCTCTTACCGGCTCAGGTGGAGCCCGCATGttgtcctcagcctccttcCGCTTGACCTCGTATGCCAGAAGCTCCTCTGGTATGatagaaacaaagacaaagactttCAGCTGTGCAAATATCTTCACCAAAGTCAGATTTGTTTACAATAATTACACCAACATTCTCACAATTAATATGGCCATATTACAATGCTGTAAGCTACCTTACATATCCCTTAAAGAATGTAAACATATGTAAGGTCAACAACAAAGCTCTCAGTCGGGATCTTCTCTGCCCTTTCAGAGAAGGACCTGCTGACTCCCAGCAGCTGATGCCACCTGAGCCCAGCGTCATGCCAGCTGTGGCAgaacattttgtgtgtatgtgtgcgtctgGGAGCTCCTTTACCTCGATTGGTGGCCGCCTCAATGGGGGCTGGCAGCTGGATGCAGTAATCCACCCGCTGAGTGTAACGAACCCGACGTGACTGGCAGCACTGAATCCGCTCCTCCACCAGGAAGCGGAAGGCGTCGCTTGGATTCTCTGATCCAGCGCTGTTCCTCTGTAGACAACGACATACAGGGAGGATGAGAGGTTTGAATATCAACAAAACAGGCCGTGAGATTagtcacatttttcagtttgacaGACTAGTGATGCGGTCCAACTGTCATGGTCGAGTGTTTTTTCTCTTGAGTGAAAAAGTTTTTCCTTCACTCTCTGTCAGTTCGCCTTCGTTCTACATTCAGTCACTTAGATAttccttgtgttttgttttctgggtGCCTTGCCTGTCATTTTGACCTTTATTTCCACTTTGTTCAATggcagatttgtttgtttgttcggaCTGCCTTACCTGGTTTTAACCTGAGCCTGCCTGACATCCTAAAGCTTTTGTTTATTGACTATTAAATCATTTGAACTGAACAAGCTCTGCCTCCAGTcatctgcatttgggtccaATTCATCGTGTTTCCTGTGCCCCTGCTTGAGATGACGGTTCCTCGGAGACTGCAGTTGATAAACAGTTTTCTTGGCacgctctgtttgtttttttcctttaatttattcttgatttaaatgaatcaaatgaaacGTTAATGGCAGACACGCTCATATCATAATGGTATTGTTTGGCATCATGCACTAATGCACCGATAATCTCATATAAACTTAATTAGTCTGGTGGGTTTTGTTGTCCTATGATCTGAAGTTACAAATAACATTAAGAGGAAGCCCTGCATatttacaatatacaatattatTGGAAACAGAGTTAagtaaaaatactgtatgtttgctgtAGAAGTAGCTGCAGAAGCTTCACGTTTATGGTGAAGCTTCTGTGACACATGATGTCTGAAATGCAACTCTATCTATAAGCTATTCTTTGCTGTGGTCTATTAAAGTCTCCTGGCGTGACTTCAACGCAACTGCTGTTTGACCCAGATCTAACCCAGTCATTCATAATGCAGATGCAACGTTGTAATTAAGGGATCATCTCCATTAACCTTCATAACTAGTGTATTACATCTTTTCAGACTCATACCGTCACAGAGCGGCTCTGTGTTTTCTATGAACAGTCGGGGTCATTGAAGtttacactgtgtttatttgaagACTGTGATGAAGGATGGCATCGCAGCTTAACACACCAGTTTGCACTGCAGCCTTTCTGCAACTCAGCCCTTCTATTCTGAGAAGCTACAGAAATACACAAGTTATAATTTTACTCAGGCCATGTATGCAGGCTGACATAGACAGAGGAAAATGTTGCTGATGCTGGTGACTTTAGTCACGTTATCTATGTCTGGATAACTAAATCTAGTATACAGACAGCTGTAGAGGCAAGTGGACTGACGGGGGAGAGGAGACAGTACGGGCAGTACGGGCTGCTGTGCTTCAACCAAGCTGGAGCACAAGAGCTTCCATGGATAATGAGTCAAATATGGAGAAAGTGAAGCTTGGAGAATCTGGGTTGTATGTTTTGTTGATCTTCACAACATGAGGTGGAGCAAGTGTCGAGTCAGGGTTGAAGCAGAACAGGAAGCATTATCAGGCCCCCCCCCTGTGTAACAGATAGCGCTGAGCTATATATATCCTGGTTGAGACAGACACGTCAGAGCACCCCATGTGTATGTACCAACCAAGGAGACAGTGTGCTGTGTTCAGTCAAAAACAGACCCTCCCCTCCCAGTCAGCTGCCTATCCATGTGTGTCAGGGGTCAGACGAAACGCAGCCATTTTGTAAAGatgtattatattatgataATATTGTGAAGAAAATCCAAATTAAAAAGGGACATGTTTGTAAAAAGCATCACAGTTGATctaaaataaactacagcaaGTGTATACATAAGGGATAATGTACAGCCAGCTGGTCACTGTTTTGCGAAAATGTTCTATAGTAAGTGGACCTTATGTTAAGATAATTTGGACAAAGTCACATGCAAAATTGTGGGTCAAGGGGAAATTTTCACCTGGTGGTGATACATAAAAGGTGGGCACAAGGGGGCATTCTGTGATGACTATTAACGAAAACACCCCcatgaaaatgtaatgttatATTGAAGTTTTTGTGGAGATATTTCGTTTTGTATATGTTGGACAGAAATCAAACAAGCAAGAGGATTGCAGATCTGCATACCAATATGACCTATTGCATAAACACTACTGGCTAATGACtatttttttatctgcacagaAGTTTAGCTTCACTCACCTCCACCTGGTTGATCATGTGCAGGAGGAACTCATGGGCATCTTGTTGTCTGTTGGAGGAAAACTCGGGGTGTCCCTGGCTGACCAGGGACTTTAACATCCGGGGAGAGACGCCCTTCTGCTGgtgctgaaatgaaaacatttagctGTCACTCACACTGACTGTGCACGAATACACACTTGTCTCAGAGGGAAGTACAAGACAAGTCAGCAGACCGGTGGTGAATATTGCAGATACACACTGAAAGCA
Above is a window of Larimichthys crocea isolate SSNF chromosome XVII, L_crocea_2.0, whole genome shotgun sequence DNA encoding:
- the usp13 gene encoding ubiquitin carboxyl-terminal hydrolase 13 isoform X1, which codes for MATDLGELLVPYMPTIRVPRTGDRVFKSECAFSFDSPESEGGLYVCMNTFLGFGREHVERHYRKTGQSVYMHLKRHVKEKATGAAGGAIPRRRNGKVFLDLELNRDFNGEDYEYEDEAKLVIFPDHFEIPLPNIEELPALVTIACDAVLNAPSAYKKQEPESWEEEIQVSRHARSLRQLDNGVRIPPSGWKCQKCEMRENLWLNLTDGAVLCGKWFFDGSGGNGHALEHYRATNYPLAVKLDTITPDGADVYSFEEEEAVLDPHISDHLSHFGIDMLQMQKRTENGHHTDNNPRPRVSEWEVIQESGMKLKAVFGSGYTGIKNLGNSCYISTVLQVLFSIPDFQRMYVGNLQRIFDYSPLDPSQDFATQMAKLGHGLLSGQYAKPPMKSELIEQVMKEEYKVLNWHQQKGVSPRMLKSLVSQGHPEFSSNRQQDAHEFLLHMINQVERNSAGSENPSDAFRFLVEERIQCCQSRRVRYTQRVDYCIQLPAPIEAATNREELLAYEVKRKEAEDNMRAPPEPVRARIPFTACLQAFTEPENVPDFWSSALQAKSAGVKTSRFASFPEYLILQIKKFTFGVDWVPKKLDLAIDVPDFLDLSRMRATGLQAGEEELPDLMPPIVLPEDTRDNSMSSIDSPEIDETAVMQLAEMGFPLEACRKAVYYTGNMGPEMAFNWIIAHMEEPDFAEPLTLPSMIDPGPSTSDSPMGATPLGNSPPEESISILTSMGFPRAHSIQALKATNNNLERALDWIFTHPEEEESDALSDMADTEPNDNAFSNANSHSDSTLSPDRDTSGPRIKDGPGRYELFAFISHMGASTMSGHYVCHIKKEGRWVIYNDHKVCLSERPPKDLGYIYFYHRLSSS